GGCGGGCTGAGATCGAAGCGCTTCGAGACCCTCTTCCGTCGTGGGGTAGCGGCCCGTATCGGTCCGAAACACCTGAAGCAGCTTGCTCACGTTCTGAATGTCGCTCAAAGCCCGTGACCTCTTGGCTTCGTCCACGCGCGTAAAGTACCTCGGTACGATCATCGCCGCCAAAATGGCCAGAATCAAGATCACGACGAGCAATTCAATGAGAGTAAAGCCCCTCTTCCGCCCGTTTTGTTGCATACGATTGTTCCATTTCATGGTTCGTTATTTACTCCAACTCTCCCAGATTATTTCACCAAATTCTGCGCTTCGAAGATCGGAAGCATGACCGAAAGCACCACAAATCCGACGAATACGCCCATGACGACGACGATGAGCGGCTCGAACATGGCCGTCATCCGCCGGACGCCTGTATCCACCTCAAAATCTAAGCTGTCGGCGACCCTCGACAGCATTGTGGGGAGGTCCCCGGTCTCTTCGCCGATCGCCACCATGTGGGTCAGCACCGGGGGAAAGGCGCCGGTCGAAGACATCGCGTGGTGGAGGGCCTCGCCGTCCCGAACTTGAGTCGCTACGTCGTCGGCCACGCTCTGGATCAGCCTGTTCCCCGAGGCCATGCCCGAAAGCCGGAGCGACTCCAAGATCGGCACTCCGCCATAAATTAGCGTCGATAAGACCCGAGAAAACCGTGAAATCACGGCCTTCCCTACGATCTTTCCGGCCGCCGGAAGCCTCAGTAGCACGCGGTCTCTCATAATCGCCCCCTGTTCCGAGAGGACCGCCGCCCGATAAAACACGAACGCGCCGACAACGACGCCTACGATGAGCATCCAGTTCGCCGACAAGAAGTCCGTGAAATCCAACAGCAACCGCGTGCTGGCCGGGAGGTCGGTCCCCAAGTCCTTGAAAACAACCGAAAGCCGGGGCAACACGAAGGTCAGCAGGAACACGATCACGCCCGCCGCGACGGTGGTCAGGACGGCAGGATAGATCAGGGCAGAGACGATTTGGCTCCGGCGAGTGACTTCGCGCTCTTGAAAGTCGGCCAAGCGAGCCGCAACCTCAGCGAACTGGCCGCTCGCCTCACCCGCTCTCAGGGTCTCGGTGAAGATGGGGGAGAAGAACTTCGGGAACTTCGCGAGGGCTTGGGAGACCGGAAGGCCGCCGCGCACATCCTCGAGCGCTCCCTCGGCGACTCTCAT
The genomic region above belongs to Candidatus Nitrosymbiomonas proteolyticus and contains:
- a CDS encoding type II secretion system protein G; its protein translation is MKWNNRMQQNGRKRGFTLIELLVVILILAILAAMIVPRYFTRVDEAKRSRALSDIQNVSKLLQVFRTDTGRYPTTEEGLEALRSQPADVTDWRGPYTVNPIPNDPWGSPYNYEFLGDDTFALYSFGADGVEGGEGNDADIIEGID
- a CDS encoding type II secretion system protein F, coding for MTTFSYVAVEPSGKKVSGTITAPDRNGAISSILAEGRFVLDLRESSAPTHPGAPRAITGRASRADLALFTRRLADLAAAGLPLDRAIQVVGEQSESPALMRVAEGALEDVRGGLPVSQALAKFPKFFSPIFTETLRAGEASGQFAEVAARLADFQEREVTRRSQIVSALIYPAVLTTVAAGVIVFLLTFVLPRLSVVFKDLGTDLPASTRLLLDFTDFLSANWMLIVGVVVGAFVFYRAAVLSEQGAIMRDRVLLRLPAAGKIVGKAVISRFSRVLSTLIYGGVPILESLRLSGMASGNRLIQSVADDVATQVRDGEALHHAMSSTGAFPPVLTHMVAIGEETGDLPTMLSRVADSLDFEVDTGVRRMTAMFEPLIVVVMGVFVGFVVLSVMLPIFEAQNLVK